Proteins encoded by one window of Polyangiaceae bacterium:
- the sucC gene encoding ADP-forming succinate--CoA ligase subunit beta, producing MKIHEYQGKQIFAKYGIPVPKGIPAFTADEAEQAAKKLIDETKTPVVVVKAQIHAGGRGKGGGVKVVKDGPAAARGIAEKLLGSQLVTHQTGPEGQTVRRLYIEQGLDIARELYLGLVVDREKRRIALMASTEGGVEIEKVAAETPEKILTEHIDPVIGLGGYQARKLAFGLQITDGVPDKKATLKKFSALVTKLCTLFEKEDCSLCEINPLVVTKSGDVIALDSKINFDDNAGDRHKEWAELRDASEEDPVELEAKGAGLSYVSLDGDIGCLVNGAGLAMSTMDIIKHYGGEPANFLDVGGGATKEQVETAFKMILSSKKVKGIFVNIFGGIMKCDVIAEGVVAAVKELGLQVPLVVRLEGTNVERGKQILADSGLSIQPADTMADGAQKIVAAVRG from the coding sequence ATGAAGATCCACGAGTATCAGGGCAAGCAGATCTTCGCGAAATACGGCATCCCGGTGCCCAAGGGCATCCCGGCGTTCACGGCCGACGAAGCGGAGCAAGCCGCCAAGAAGCTGATCGACGAGACCAAGACCCCGGTCGTGGTCGTCAAAGCTCAGATCCACGCGGGTGGCCGCGGCAAGGGCGGCGGCGTCAAGGTGGTGAAAGATGGCCCGGCCGCGGCGCGCGGCATCGCCGAGAAGCTGCTCGGCTCGCAGTTGGTCACCCATCAGACGGGGCCGGAAGGGCAGACCGTGCGGCGGCTGTACATCGAGCAGGGGCTCGACATCGCGCGGGAGCTGTACCTTGGCCTGGTCGTGGATCGCGAGAAGCGGCGCATTGCGCTGATGGCGTCCACCGAGGGTGGCGTGGAGATCGAGAAGGTCGCCGCGGAGACGCCGGAGAAGATCCTGACCGAGCACATCGATCCCGTGATTGGTTTGGGTGGCTACCAGGCGCGGAAGCTCGCGTTCGGCCTCCAGATCACCGACGGCGTGCCCGACAAGAAGGCCACGCTGAAGAAGTTCTCGGCGCTGGTCACCAAGCTGTGCACCCTGTTCGAGAAGGAAGACTGCTCGCTGTGCGAGATCAATCCGCTGGTGGTCACCAAGTCCGGTGACGTCATCGCGCTGGATTCGAAGATCAACTTCGACGACAACGCCGGGGATCGCCACAAGGAGTGGGCGGAGCTCCGGGATGCCAGCGAAGAGGACCCGGTGGAGCTCGAGGCCAAGGGCGCCGGGCTTTCCTATGTCTCGCTGGACGGCGACATCGGATGCCTGGTGAACGGGGCGGGCTTGGCCATGAGCACCATGGACATCATCAAGCACTACGGCGGGGAGCCCGCGAACTTCCTGGACGTGGGCGGCGGCGCCACCAAGGAACAGGTGGAGACGGCGTTCAAGATGATCCTCTCCAGCAAGAAGGTGAAGGGCATCTTCGTCAACATCTTCGGCGGCATCATGAAGTGCGACGTCATCGCCGAGGGCGTGGTGGCGGCGGTCAAGGAGCTGGGCCTCCAGGTGCCCCTCGTGGTGCGCTTGGAAGGCACCAACGTCGAACGGGGCAAGCAGATCCTCGCGGACAGCGGCCTTTCGATTCAACCCGCAGACACGATGGCGGACGGCGCACAGAAGATCGTCGCCGCCGTACGCGGCTGA
- the sucD gene encoding succinate--CoA ligase subunit alpha: MAILVGKDTRVVVQGITGSAGSFHTRQCIAYGTQVVAGCTPGRGGEKFEAEGPDGKKITVPVFDTVAEAVKATGADTSCIFVPPLGAADAILEAADGGCSLVVAITEGIPVMDMIRARRALEGQSVKLIGPNCPGIISPGACKIGIMPGHIHKAGKFGVVSRSGTLTYEAVGQLTALGMGQSTCIGIGGDPVGGMDFVDVLKLFNEDPNTEGVMMMGEIGGNAEERAAAYIKEHMKKPVAGFIAGTTAPPGKRMGHAGAIISGGKGTAKDKIAALEAAGVKVAPTPAEMGATLKSMLS; the protein is encoded by the coding sequence ATGGCAATTCTCGTAGGCAAAGACACCCGCGTCGTCGTCCAAGGCATCACCGGCTCCGCCGGTTCGTTCCACACTCGTCAGTGCATCGCGTACGGCACCCAGGTGGTGGCCGGCTGCACTCCCGGCCGCGGCGGCGAGAAGTTCGAGGCCGAGGGGCCCGACGGCAAGAAGATCACGGTTCCGGTGTTCGACACCGTGGCCGAGGCCGTGAAGGCCACCGGCGCAGACACCTCCTGCATCTTCGTGCCGCCGCTCGGCGCAGCGGACGCCATCCTCGAAGCAGCGGACGGCGGCTGCTCTCTGGTCGTGGCCATCACCGAGGGCATCCCCGTGATGGACATGATCCGTGCCCGCCGTGCTCTGGAAGGCCAGAGCGTCAAGCTCATCGGCCCCAACTGTCCGGGCATCATCTCTCCCGGCGCGTGCAAGATCGGCATCATGCCCGGCCACATCCACAAGGCCGGCAAGTTCGGCGTGGTCAGCCGCTCCGGCACCCTCACCTATGAAGCCGTCGGTCAGCTCACGGCCCTGGGCATGGGTCAGTCCACCTGCATCGGCATCGGCGGGGATCCCGTGGGCGGCATGGACTTCGTGGACGTGCTGAAGCTCTTCAACGAAGATCCGAACACCGAAGGCGTGATGATGATGGGCGAGATCGGCGGCAACGCCGAGGAGCGCGCCGCGGCGTACATCAAGGAGCACATGAAGAAGCCGGTCGCCGGCTTCATCGCGGGCACCACCGCGCCGCCCGGCAAGCGCATGGGCCACGCCGGCGCCATCATCAGCGGCGGCAAGGGCACGGCGAAGGACAAGATCGCCGCCCTGGAAGCCGCAGGCGTGAAGGTCGCCCCCACTCCCGCGGAGATGGGCGCCACCCTCAAGAGCATGCTCTCATAG
- the ndk gene encoding nucleoside-diphosphate kinase, which translates to MQRTLCIIKPDAVEKRAQGSILQRLQAEGFQILGMRQLTLSRKQAEGFYEVHRERPFFDELCTFMTRGPVVVVALSRENAVQHYRDVIGATDPAKAADNTIRKLHGTNVGENAVHGSDSEENGIKECAYFFAGHELL; encoded by the coding sequence ATTCAGCGAACCCTCTGCATCATCAAGCCGGACGCCGTCGAAAAGCGCGCGCAAGGCTCCATCCTTCAGCGTTTGCAGGCTGAGGGCTTCCAGATCTTGGGCATGCGGCAGCTCACGTTGTCGCGCAAGCAAGCGGAAGGGTTCTACGAAGTGCACCGCGAGCGTCCCTTCTTCGACGAGCTGTGCACGTTCATGACCCGCGGCCCCGTCGTGGTGGTCGCGCTGTCGCGAGAAAACGCCGTGCAGCATTATCGCGACGTGATCGGCGCTACGGATCCCGCCAAGGCGGCGGACAACACGATCCGCAAGTTGCACGGAACGAACGTGGGGGAAAACGCCGTCCACGGCTCGGACTCGGAAGAAAACGGCATCAAGGAGTGCGCGTACTTCTTCGCGGGTCACGAGCTGCTCTGA
- a CDS encoding DsbA family protein — protein sequence MAEEFQLTLVHRHFPLHPETPEQGVPLTELFRGRFDVDAAHRRLSELCAQEGLEFSPSKMLHQSRKAQELGAFGEAHGKPDIHRALYRAVFVDGTDIANEDALVRIAESVGLDGSDARRALAERSFADVVDADWQYARELGVTAVPTFVCEGRGVVGAQPYEVLRQLVSK from the coding sequence CTGGCAGAGGAATTCCAGCTCACGCTCGTGCACCGGCATTTTCCGCTCCATCCCGAGACACCGGAGCAGGGAGTCCCTCTCACGGAGCTGTTCCGTGGTCGCTTCGACGTGGATGCTGCGCACCGCCGTCTGAGCGAGCTGTGCGCCCAGGAAGGCCTCGAGTTTTCGCCCTCCAAGATGCTGCATCAAAGCCGGAAGGCGCAGGAGCTCGGCGCCTTCGGAGAGGCGCACGGCAAGCCGGACATCCACCGAGCCCTGTATCGTGCGGTGTTCGTGGACGGCACCGACATCGCCAACGAAGACGCCCTCGTGCGCATCGCCGAGAGCGTGGGCCTCGACGGGAGCGACGCTCGCCGCGCCCTCGCGGAGCGAAGCTTCGCCGACGTGGTGGACGCGGACTGGCAGTACGCTCGCGAGCTCGGCGTCACCGCGGTGCCCACGTTCGTGTGCGAAGGGCGCGGCGTCGTCGGTGCTCAACCGTACGAAGTCCTTCGCCAGCTCGTCTCCAAGTGA
- a CDS encoding serine/threonine protein kinase produces MDKEQVAAQDMVETVAEVDATGPTLVAESGDKAAESSGVTFDLATGEADIVPVYTDAGERVVQDEERYEAGPVLGAGGMGEVRLTRDARIGRHVAVKRLLEPLSGEATRRRFLREARIQGQLEHPAVVPVYDLDFDEQGQPFFTMKRVRGQTLSRILELSARGDTETRERFGRRRLLAAFTQACHAVHYAHVRGVVHRDLKPSNIMIGDYGEVYVLDWGVARVDKDASDEDERLPVVLDASMGLTRGGDLVGSLGYMAPEQMQGLTVDGRADVFALGVVLYEILTLRPFRKSESFPAMVARVTAGEKKRPRDVDPDIPPELDELCLRATAPELTDRSESVGELAEALERFLEGDRDREARRALARDHVQKARALASDEGADTGWRVSAMRHVVKALALDSDNVAAQKLMVELLVDVEGPAPAQAEEEYRVHVDRLRARGARMGALGFCAMLATFPLALWIGVRSWSAIVALTIAGVACAGFAFWSSRQRTRALHAHVLSLLTATLVGLVSSLAGPFALVPALAAGVLMFFVAHVTPSERRVAITLITLGALLPYGVEALGIFAPAYSFEPGQIVLYSRALAFSEGPMLLAFVYGSATFVALPALFAGWLHDELMAAQRRTIVQSWHLRELFAEVQSEG; encoded by the coding sequence ATGGACAAGGAGCAGGTCGCCGCTCAGGACATGGTCGAGACCGTGGCAGAGGTAGACGCCACGGGGCCGACCCTGGTCGCGGAGTCGGGGGACAAGGCTGCCGAGAGCAGCGGCGTCACCTTCGATCTGGCGACGGGCGAGGCGGACATCGTGCCGGTGTACACCGATGCCGGCGAGCGCGTGGTTCAGGACGAGGAGCGCTACGAGGCGGGACCCGTGCTGGGCGCCGGCGGGATGGGGGAGGTGCGGCTCACGCGGGATGCGCGGATCGGGCGTCACGTCGCCGTGAAGCGGTTGCTGGAGCCCCTGAGCGGCGAGGCCACCCGGCGGCGTTTCTTGCGCGAGGCGCGCATCCAAGGGCAGCTCGAGCACCCCGCCGTGGTGCCCGTGTATGACCTCGATTTCGACGAACAGGGCCAGCCGTTCTTCACCATGAAACGTGTGCGTGGGCAGACCCTGTCACGCATCTTGGAGCTGTCGGCACGGGGCGATACCGAGACGCGTGAACGCTTCGGGCGCCGCCGCTTGCTCGCCGCCTTCACCCAGGCGTGCCACGCGGTGCACTACGCCCACGTCCGCGGCGTGGTGCACCGCGACTTGAAGCCCAGCAACATCATGATCGGCGACTACGGCGAAGTCTACGTCCTGGACTGGGGCGTCGCGCGGGTGGACAAGGACGCCAGCGACGAGGACGAGCGCTTGCCCGTGGTGCTGGATGCGTCCATGGGACTGACGCGCGGCGGAGATCTGGTCGGCAGCTTGGGCTACATGGCGCCAGAGCAGATGCAGGGCCTCACGGTAGACGGACGCGCGGACGTGTTCGCGCTGGGCGTGGTGCTGTACGAGATCTTGACCCTACGACCGTTTCGCAAGAGCGAGAGCTTTCCGGCCATGGTGGCGCGGGTGACGGCGGGGGAGAAGAAGCGGCCTCGAGACGTGGATCCGGACATCCCACCGGAGCTCGACGAGCTGTGCCTGCGCGCCACTGCGCCGGAGCTCACGGATCGCAGCGAGAGTGTGGGCGAGCTGGCCGAGGCTCTGGAGCGGTTCTTGGAGGGCGACCGCGATCGTGAGGCGCGCCGAGCCCTGGCCCGCGATCACGTGCAGAAAGCGCGTGCCCTGGCCAGCGACGAGGGCGCAGATACCGGGTGGCGCGTGAGCGCCATGCGCCACGTGGTCAAGGCGCTGGCGCTGGATTCCGACAACGTCGCGGCGCAGAAGCTGATGGTGGAGCTGTTGGTGGACGTGGAGGGCCCGGCTCCGGCGCAGGCTGAAGAGGAGTACCGCGTGCACGTGGATCGACTGCGCGCCCGGGGCGCCCGCATGGGGGCGCTCGGGTTCTGCGCGATGCTGGCGACCTTCCCGCTGGCGCTTTGGATCGGCGTGCGGAGCTGGTCGGCCATCGTCGCGCTCACGATAGCGGGCGTCGCCTGCGCGGGGTTCGCGTTCTGGTCCTCACGACAACGAACGCGCGCGCTGCATGCCCACGTGCTCAGCCTACTCACGGCGACCTTGGTGGGGCTCGTCAGCTCGCTTGCGGGTCCCTTCGCGCTGGTGCCCGCCCTGGCGGCGGGCGTGTTGATGTTCTTCGTGGCCCACGTGACGCCCAGCGAACGCCGGGTGGCGATCACACTCATCACGCTGGGCGCCCTCTTGCCCTACGGCGTGGAAGCGCTGGGCATCTTTGCGCCTGCGTACTCCTTCGAGCCCGGGCAGATCGTGCTCTACTCGCGGGCGCTGGCCTTCTCCGAGGGACCGATGCTGCTCGCGTTCGTGTACGGCAGTGCCACTTTCGTCGCGCTACCGGCGCTATTTGCCGGCTGGTTGCACGACGAGCTGATGGCGGCGCAGCGCCGAACCATTGTGCAGTCGTGGCACCTGCGGGAGCTGTTCGCCGAGGTTCAGTCCGAGGGCTGA
- a CDS encoding sigma-70 family RNA polymerase sigma factor, translating into MVASAAELEAHRGALTGHCYRMMGSIVDAEDAVQETLVRAWRAIDGFDGRASLGTWLYRIATNVCLDHLAERKRRHLPTLFAPEGSIGSDLGQLPHAHWVEPVPEARVLPEAADPSEIAELRQSIRLAFVAALQELPPKQRAALLLAEVLGWSAAEIAAGLDSSVAAVNSALQRARATLANAAPSPTPSELTPQQAALVEQYASAFERYDVEQLAALLHEDATLSMPPLSLWLRGPATIREWQLGPGSGCRGSRLIPVRASAAPAFAQYRPDPEGGHAPWALIVLGISADRIVSVLSFLDTETLFPRFDLPAHLPAS; encoded by the coding sequence ATGGTGGCGAGCGCAGCCGAGCTCGAAGCGCATCGCGGTGCCCTGACTGGGCATTGCTACCGGATGATGGGCTCCATCGTGGACGCCGAAGACGCGGTGCAAGAGACGCTGGTTCGCGCGTGGCGTGCCATCGACGGCTTTGATGGTCGCGCGTCGCTGGGCACGTGGCTGTATCGAATCGCGACGAACGTGTGTCTCGATCACCTGGCCGAGCGCAAGCGCCGGCACTTGCCCACGCTCTTCGCGCCGGAGGGTTCGATCGGCTCGGACCTCGGACAGCTTCCGCATGCGCACTGGGTGGAGCCCGTGCCCGAAGCGCGCGTGCTGCCGGAAGCCGCCGATCCGTCCGAGATTGCCGAGCTTCGGCAGAGCATTCGCCTCGCCTTCGTGGCGGCCCTTCAGGAGCTGCCGCCCAAGCAGCGCGCTGCGCTGCTGTTGGCCGAAGTGCTGGGCTGGTCCGCCGCGGAGATCGCGGCGGGCCTCGACAGCAGCGTGGCGGCGGTGAACAGCGCTCTGCAGCGCGCCCGTGCGACCCTCGCGAACGCGGCGCCCAGCCCCACGCCCAGCGAGCTCACGCCCCAGCAGGCGGCATTGGTGGAGCAATATGCCTCGGCGTTCGAGCGCTACGACGTCGAGCAGCTCGCGGCGTTGCTCCACGAGGACGCCACGCTGTCCATGCCGCCGCTGTCGCTGTGGCTGCGCGGCCCCGCTACCATTCGCGAGTGGCAGCTCGGGCCCGGCTCCGGCTGCCGCGGATCGCGTCTGATACCCGTGCGGGCGTCCGCGGCGCCGGCCTTCGCTCAGTATCGACCGGATCCCGAGGGGGGCCACGCCCCCTGGGCCCTCATCGTGCTGGGCATCTCGGCCGATCGCATTGTCTCGGTCCTCTCGTTCCTGGACACGGAGACGCTGTTCCCCCGCTTCGACCTGCCCGCTCATCTCCCTGCGAGCTGA
- a CDS encoding DoxX family protein, with protein MELRTEPGDENSMISNGARWTGRVLSGLTSAFLLLDAAMKLARAEPALKATEELGYSASVVFPLGVVLLGCVVLYVVPRTRVLGAILLTGYLGGAVATHVRVGNPLPSHTLFPVYMGVALWLGLWLRDARLRALVPWSGGREQGAAAGD; from the coding sequence ATGGAGCTCCGAACGGAGCCCGGAGACGAAAACTCAATGATCTCGAATGGTGCGCGGTGGACGGGGAGGGTGCTCAGTGGACTCACGTCGGCCTTCTTGCTGCTCGACGCCGCAATGAAGCTGGCGCGGGCCGAGCCCGCGCTGAAGGCCACGGAAGAGCTTGGCTACTCGGCGTCCGTCGTGTTTCCCCTTGGCGTCGTGCTCTTGGGGTGCGTCGTGCTCTATGTCGTGCCGCGCACGCGGGTGCTCGGCGCCATCTTGCTCACCGGCTACCTGGGCGGAGCCGTCGCGACCCACGTGCGCGTTGGCAATCCGCTGCCGAGCCACACGCTGTTCCCAGTGTACATGGGCGTTGCGTTGTGGCTTGGCCTCTGGCTTCGAGATGCACGGTTACGCGCGCTGGTGCCCTGGAGCGGAGGTCGAGAGCAAGGGGCAGCGGCAGGCGACTGA
- a CDS encoding 2,3,4,5-tetrahydropyridine-2,6-dicarboxylate N-succinyltransferase, whose protein sequence is MKEAEIRAAVEAAYEDRALLERASHRDAVLEAIALLDRGEIRVASQDAPGKWTTHAWVKQAVLLYFGVTHMEKGNVGPIEFFDKIPLKSGLDEAGVRVVPPGTIRYGAFVERGAVVMPGYVNIGAWVGAGTMVDTWATVGSCAQIGKSCHLSGGVGIGGVLEPPGAQPVIVEDGCFIGSRAIIVEGMLVESEAVIGAGVTLTASTAIIDVTGSEPVEIRGRVPARSVVIPGMRPKKFPAGEYSVPCALIIGQRKESTDKKTTLNAALRDFAVAV, encoded by the coding sequence ATGAAGGAAGCGGAGATCCGCGCGGCCGTCGAGGCCGCCTACGAGGACCGCGCGCTGCTCGAGAGGGCGAGCCATCGCGACGCCGTGCTGGAGGCCATCGCTCTGCTCGATCGCGGCGAGATCCGCGTGGCGAGCCAAGATGCCCCGGGCAAATGGACCACGCACGCCTGGGTGAAGCAGGCCGTGCTGCTCTACTTCGGCGTTACCCACATGGAAAAGGGAAACGTGGGGCCCATCGAGTTCTTCGACAAGATCCCGCTGAAGAGCGGCCTCGACGAAGCGGGCGTGCGCGTGGTGCCGCCGGGAACGATTCGCTATGGCGCCTTCGTGGAACGCGGCGCAGTAGTGATGCCGGGCTACGTGAACATCGGTGCCTGGGTGGGCGCTGGTACCATGGTGGACACCTGGGCCACCGTCGGCTCGTGCGCGCAGATTGGCAAGAGCTGCCACCTCTCGGGCGGCGTGGGCATCGGCGGCGTGCTGGAGCCACCCGGTGCGCAGCCGGTGATCGTGGAAGACGGCTGCTTCATCGGATCGCGCGCCATCATCGTGGAGGGCATGCTGGTGGAGTCGGAGGCCGTGATCGGCGCCGGCGTGACGCTCACTGCGTCCACCGCAATCATCGACGTGACGGGCAGTGAGCCGGTGGAGATCCGCGGGCGTGTTCCCGCCCGCAGCGTGGTGATCCCCGGCATGCGTCCGAAGAAGTTCCCCGCCGGTGAGTACTCCGTGCCCTGCGCGCTGATCATCGGCCAGCGCAAGGAGAGCACGGACAAGAAGACCACGCTGAACGCCGCACTGCGCGACTTCGCGGTGGCCGTGTGA